The Liquorilactobacillus nagelii DSM 13675 DNA window GGTGTTTGCCCGTCGTTGAACACTTGTGCAACCAGCCAACAAAAATAGTGAAATACCAGTTAATAAACCCAAGAGGATTTTTTTATACCTCATTTTTTTCAATCCGCTCACTCCTCCCGCCAGTTCATTGCTGCGGTTCTAACTTAAAGGTCTGATCCGCAATCTGTCGAGCAAACTCCCAATCATGCGTGACAACTATTTGGGTAATTCCGGCTTTTTTTAATTGCAAAATAATCTTTTTAACGGCCTCACGTAACCCTGGATCTAAAGCTGATGTTGGTTCGTCATAACATAAGATTTTGGGCTTCATCGCTAATGCTCGCGCAATTGCAACTCGTTGCTTTTGACCACCTGATAATTGATAAGGAAATAAATCAGCTTTATCTGTTAAAGATAATTGCGCCAATAGTTTTTCGGCAGCTTGCCTAGCTTGTTTGCTAGTTTGCTTCAAGGCCAACTCGGGAGCTAAAGTGATGTTATCAATCACTTTCAAATGTGGAAATAATTGATAATCTTGAAAGACGACACCAATCACTGCATCATCTTTTTGTGGCATGGTTGGATCGAATTTTTTACCATCAACAAGCATTTCACCACTATCCAAACTTTCTAGACCGCTGATACAACGCAACAAAGTTGTTTTCCCACCACCCGATTGACCAACAATACACAAAATCTGACCATCTTCAATTTTTAAATTCAAATCATGCCAAACTGTTTTTTGGTTAAAAGTTTTACTGACGTTTTTTAATTCAAGCATCAACGACTACCTCCTTATTTCCAATAACTGAAGTGCTGCTCAAGTTTCCGCAGGATAAAAGTTAAAACAGCGGTTAACAATAAATAAATAATTCCTACGAGTACTAATGGAACCAATGTAACATCCCGACTAGTTGCAACATTTCCTGCTCGCAAAAGGTCTCCTAAACCAATCACGTAAACTAAACTTGAATCTTTGACCAAGTTAATCACTTCATTACCAATCGAAGGCAAAACAATTTTAACAACCTGTGGTGTGACAATTTTGCGAATCGTCTGCCAATAAGTTAACCGTAGTACCTGAGCACTTTCATATTGTCCTTTGGGAATTGATTGTAGTCCCCCCCGAAAGATCTCAGCAAAATAAGCCGTATAATTTAAGATAAAGGCAAATAATGCTGCATCATAACGTTGCAAAGTAAAAATTCCATTACCAATTAAAGGCAAACCATAAAAAACAAATATCAACTGAAGTAATAATGGCGTTCCCCGCATTAACCAGACATAAAAACGTAAAACGGCTCGTAATGGCTTGAAATGTGATGTTAGACCTAAGCCAACAACCAATCCTAACGGCAATGAACCAACTAACGTCCAAAAAAATATCTCCAATGTTAGCTTGGCACCACTTAATAGTGATGGCAAAATTTGTAAAATATAATGCATTTGACACCTCTCCTTTAAAAAAATAAAAAAGCCCTCCTAGACAAATTGTCTAAGAGGGCGCATAAATAAAACGCGGTACCACCTCATGTACTCTGTCAGTTCACACTAACAGACTCATCAAGTTCAACCAAACTTTAAGTGGTAACGGCACAACCGGAAAAACCTACTATTTATTAAAACTAAGGTTCAGTATTTCAGCTCACAAAAGTGTTTCATCCAAAAAATTTTACAGTTTTGCACCTGCCAACTGCTCTCTGAAGAATTATTTTAAATTACTCATTTGTTCACAGCTTTTTTTAATAACAATCTCACTTTATCAATAAATTAGTCTTAAGTCAATTTATTTTTTCTTAAACCAAGAACGCATTCGCGAAAACAATCCAGGTTTTTCAGTCTGTTCTATGTTCATCAATGGCACTGTTTCACCTAATATCCGGCGTGCGATATTCCGATAACCCTGCGCCGCCTGATTGTTTTCCTGCAAAACAATTGGTTCTCCATGATTAGACGTAGAAATCACCTGATCATCATCAACAATTATTCCCAATAATTTAATTGATAAATGCCGCGTAATTTCATCAATATCCATCGCTTGACCATCATTCATTAAGTTCATTCGAATCCGATTAATAATCAGTTGTGGAGCTTCTTTGAAGTTGTGTTGTTCTAACAAACCAATAACTCGATCTGCATCTCGAACAGCTGAAATTTCTGGAGTTGAAACAACAATTGCAGTATCAGCCCCGGCAACAGCATTAACAAAGCCTTGCTCGATTCCAGCAGGACAATCAATCAACACAAAGTCAAAATCTGGTTTTAAATCTAAAACAATTTTCTTAACCTGTTCAGGATTTAAATCCGTCTTATCAGCATTTTGAGCAGCTGGCAGCAAAAAAAGCTTATCTTCAAATCGCTTGTCTTTAATTAAAGCTTGGTGTAATTTAGCTCGGCCACTAGCGACATCTACAATGTCATAAATAATGCGATTGTCCAAGCCCAAAATAACATCCAAATTTCTTAGTCCAATATCTAAATCCAGTAAACAAACCTTCTTGCCTTGTAACGCCAAGGCCGTTCCCAAATTGGCTGAAGTCGTGGTTTTACCCACGCCTCCTTTACCGGAAGTTATTACAATTGCTGTTCCCATTTTTAAAGTCCCCCCATCCTTGCAAAAAGTTTTGGTCGAATTTGTTTGACCTGTTCTCGTTGGGTATAGTCTAATACATGCAAATCATTTACATAGGCTGCCGTTTCAGCTGTTATCTGCTGCTTTTCTTGTGCAATAATTGCAACTGCATCAGAAATTCTAATTTGCTGAGCTTGGTGAAAATCGCCAACAATCACAGCCGCTGAATCATTCGGGTAACCGGCTTGTAAAATTCCTTCACAATTTCCTAATAAGAAAATGCTACCAGTGGTCCTTAACATTCCACCTTGATGTACTGCACCAATAAATAGAATATCACCAGTTAATTCTTTTACTTGACCATTGCGAATTATGCTGCCTTCTAAATGCAAACTACGCTTCAGCAACATTTCCTGAGCTTGAGTCGTTAATATAACCTCAGCTGAAAATTTATAAATTGAAAATTGTGGATAGGCACTTACTAACGTTTCAATTTTTTTTCGTTGCTCCGGTTGCAACAATCGCTTGCCGGTAGTTATCTCAAAAGAGACTGCCTTTTGTTGATTAAAGGTTTGCTTAACACTTAATTCAGCAAATAGCTGTTTTAATTCCTGTAAAATATCTGTAAAAGCCGCACTATCTTTTAGACTAATTTCATAACCGTCATTATGTCCCTTGAGAACGATGCTTTTCATGTTCAGGCACTCCTATTCTGAGAAAAATACTCAAAGAATTTCTTTAACGGTAAATACAAAATAACAAAAGCCGCCAAGTTATACGCCAAAGTCGGCCCTAGAGTTTTCCCAATGACTGTCGTAAGTGAAACGTCAGTATACGATATCAAAGAAAAAATTCCATAAAACAAAAATGTAATCACCGTAATGTCAATCAGACATATTAATAGTACCACAATAAATGACGGGGTGAAAAAACGAAACATTAATAAGGTCAAATAAACAATTAAGGGTAACAACATCATCATTGGTCCGACAATTCCAGTATAGTAAGTGTCAAAAATGGCTCCTGCTATGATTGACCAGAAGTAGGGATGATCGATTTGCCCAAAACACAGGGCCATAATTAGCCAGACAACAATCAAACGACTTTCAATCGAAGCATTTGCTTGAAAAAAACTGGCTGCAAAAACATTGCTGAAAATTCCATCCAACAGTAAACTGATCAACAACCCCAGCGGAAAAAAATAACGTAATTTAGAAATTCTCATTTACTTTTCACACACCCTTTAATCAGTTCTCTTAGCAACAGAAACAACCTCTAAGTCAGATAAGTCAGCAGCTGGTTTGATAAAAACCTTTGATGCCAGACCATAATCATCTTTTTCGACTTTAGTAACACGCCCAACATACAAGCCCTCTGGTGAATTACCACCCAGCCCAGAAGTGATTACGCGATCACCTTTTTTAATTTTCTTTTGCGAAGTAATCTGACCCATTGTTAACAGATTAGTCGATTTACTATAGCCAGTAATTAATCCATTGATATTGCCCGAATCACTTAAAATTTGTGTTGCAAACTGATTCGAACTACTATCATCATTACTAATTAACTCTACTTTGCTTGAAGCTGCACTGACTTCAACAATTCGTCCAATCAATCCATGTTGTGAAACAACCGCCTGATTCTTTTTAATCCCTGACAAAGAACCTTTATTAATGACTAATTGGTTTTGCCAAGAAGAAGGCGCACGTGAAACAACTGAAGCAGAAACTAAACTAAAATCAGTTAGACTATTTTTTAATTTCAATTCGGTTTTTAATTTTTTGTTTTCGCTTGTTAATGTTTGATTACGCACTTTTTCAGTTGCTAAACTATCAACTTGCTTTTTTAATTGCTGATTCTCGCTGTATGTGTTTAACAACTCAGAAATTGAATCCCCAACGGCTTTAATCCCATTGACCGGAGCACCCACAACCTGATTTACAACTCCAACAGCACTATTGCCAACTTGTTGAACAACAGTTGGTGTTTTTCGATTATTGCGAATTACAATTGAAAAAGCAATTAAGGAAAAGCCGATGATTAAAGTGATCAAAATAATAACTAATCTTTTGTTAAAGAAAAATCTTTGCATATTGTCCTCCAAAAAGACGAAAGCGTATCAAAAATTAAGAGGCTGGCCACAAGCCCCAACCTCCCAAAAGATACGCC harbors:
- the mreC gene encoding rod shape-determining protein MreC, giving the protein MQRFFFNKRLVIILITLIIGFSLIAFSIVIRNNRKTPTVVQQVGNSAVGVVNQVVGAPVNGIKAVGDSISELLNTYSENQQLKKQVDSLATEKVRNQTLTSENKKLKTELKLKNSLTDFSLVSASVVSRAPSSWQNQLVINKGSLSGIKKNQAVVSQHGLIGRIVEVSAASSKVELISNDDSSSNQFATQILSDSGNINGLITGYSKSTNLLTMGQITSQKKIKKGDRVITSGLGGNSPEGLYVGRVTKVEKDDYGLASKVFIKPAADLSDLEVVSVAKRTD
- a CDS encoding septum site-determining protein MinC; the encoded protein is MKSIVLKGHNDGYEISLKDSAAFTDILQELKQLFAELSVKQTFNQQKAVSFEITTGKRLLQPEQRKKIETLVSAYPQFSIYKFSAEVILTTQAQEMLLKRSLHLEGSIIRNGQVKELTGDILFIGAVHQGGMLRTTGSIFLLGNCEGILQAGYPNDSAAVIVGDFHQAQQIRISDAVAIIAQEKQQITAETAAYVNDLHVLDYTQREQVKQIRPKLFARMGGL
- a CDS encoding amino acid ABC transporter ATP-binding protein; the encoded protein is MLELKNVSKTFNQKTVWHDLNLKIEDGQILCIVGQSGGGKTTLLRCISGLESLDSGEMLVDGKKFDPTMPQKDDAVIGVVFQDYQLFPHLKVIDNITLAPELALKQTSKQARQAAEKLLAQLSLTDKADLFPYQLSGGQKQRVAIARALAMKPKILCYDEPTSALDPGLREAVKKIILQLKKAGITQIVVTHDWEFARQIADQTFKLEPQQ
- the mreD gene encoding rod shape-determining protein MreD, with translation MRISKLRYFFPLGLLISLLLDGIFSNVFAASFFQANASIESRLIVVWLIMALCFGQIDHPYFWSIIAGAIFDTYYTGIVGPMMMLLPLIVYLTLLMFRFFTPSFIVVLLICLIDITVITFLFYGIFSLISYTDVSLTTVIGKTLGPTLAYNLAAFVILYLPLKKFFEYFSQNRSA
- a CDS encoding amino acid ABC transporter permease, giving the protein MHYILQILPSLLSGAKLTLEIFFWTLVGSLPLGLVVGLGLTSHFKPLRAVLRFYVWLMRGTPLLLQLIFVFYGLPLIGNGIFTLQRYDAALFAFILNYTAYFAEIFRGGLQSIPKGQYESAQVLRLTYWQTIRKIVTPQVVKIVLPSIGNEVINLVKDSSLVYVIGLGDLLRAGNVATSRDVTLVPLVLVGIIYLLLTAVLTFILRKLEQHFSYWK
- the minD gene encoding septum site-determining protein MinD; this encodes MGTAIVITSGKGGVGKTTTSANLGTALALQGKKVCLLDLDIGLRNLDVILGLDNRIIYDIVDVASGRAKLHQALIKDKRFEDKLFLLPAAQNADKTDLNPEQVKKIVLDLKPDFDFVLIDCPAGIEQGFVNAVAGADTAIVVSTPEISAVRDADRVIGLLEQHNFKEAPQLIINRIRMNLMNDGQAMDIDEITRHLSIKLLGIIVDDDQVISTSNHGEPIVLQENNQAAQGYRNIARRILGETVPLMNIEQTEKPGLFSRMRSWFKKK